A stretch of DNA from Mycobacterium senriense:
GACTGGGACCCGTCGTCGATGACGCTGCCGAGGCCGTTGACGGACGCCTGCGAGATCATGCTGCTGCTCAAGGACAACCTGGCAGCCCACCACCGTGAGCTGGTCGAGCACTTCATCCTGGAGGACTACTGGGGCCGCTGGCTGGGCCGGTGGACCGCCGAGGAGCACCTGCACGCCATCGCGCTGCGCGAGTACCTGGTGGTGACCCGCGAGGTCGACCCGACCGCCAACGAAGAGGCCCGCGTCCAGTACGTCATGAAGGGCTACCGGGCCGACACCTACTCACAGGTGGAGACGCTGGTGCACATGGCGTTCGTCGAACGGACCCACGCCGTGTTCTGTGAAAACCTGGCGGCCAAGCTCGAGGAGCCCATCCTGGCCGGCCTCATCGACCGTATCGCCCGCGACGAGCGCCGCCACGAGGTCTTCTTCTCCAACCTCGTCGCGCACTGCCTCGACTACACCCGCGACGAGACCATCGCGGCGATCGCCGCCCGCGCCGCCGACCTCAAGGTGCCCGGCGCCGACATCGACGCGTACGCGGACAAGGTGCAGAACGTCGAAAAGGTAGGCATTTTCGGTCCGGAGCAGCTGCGCCAGGCGATCTCCGACCGCATCACCGCATGGGGGCTCGCGGACGAGCCCGAACTGCGGCAATTGATCGTCGGCTAAGCCGGCCTGCCCGCACAACATCGGCCGCCCGCCGAAGGTGGTCGCGGCTCGCCCCACGTCGGCGCGCCTGCACAGCGCGCATGCGGCCACGGGAGTAGCGTCGATCTCGATGGTCAGCGTCATGCTCTGCTGCCAGGGCGGCACCTCCCGTCACCACAACGGAAGGACCGGCCCCGGTCCTGGTGCTGCGGTTCCCGTCGACATGCCTGTGCGGGTCCGCGCGGGCTCATCCCGCTCGAGGAGCGCTACGTGACCGAAATCCGGACCTACGTGATCGACACTTCCGTGCTGCTGTCCGACCCCTGGGCGTGCAGCCGGTTCGCCGAACACGAGGTGGTTGTTCCGTTGGTGGTGATCAGCGAGCTGGAGGCCAAACGCCACCACCACGAGCTGGGATGGTTCGCCCGCCAGTCCTTGCGGCTGTTCGACGATCTCCGGCTGTTGCACGGACGACTGGATCAGCCCATTCCCGTTGGGACGCAAGGCGGTTCGCTGCACGTCGAGCTGAACCACACGGACCCGTCGGTGCTGCCGGCGGGTTTCCGCAGCGACAGCAACGACTCCCGGATCCTGAGCTGTGCCGCCAACCTCGCCGCCGAAGGCAAGCGAGTTACGTTGGTGAGCAAGGACATTCCGCTTCGCGTCAAGGCCGCCGCGGTGGGTCTGGCCGCCGATGAATACCACGCGCAGGACGTGGTGGCCTCCGGGTGGTCGGGGATGCGCGAGATCGAGACCGCCACCGAGGACATCGACGCGCTGTTCGCCGACGGCGAGATCGATCTGGTGGAAGCGCGAGACCTGCCCTGCCACACCGGGGTTCGGCTGCTCGGCGGAAGCTCTCACGCGCTGGGCCGGGTCAACGCGGACAAGCGCGTCCAACTGGTCCGCGGCGACCGCGAGGTGTTCGGGCTGCGCGGCCGCTCGGCCGAGCAGCGCGTGGCGCTCGACCTGTTGCTCGACGAGTCGGTGGGCATCGTGTCGCTGGGCGGCAAGGCGGGCACCGGCAAGTCGGCGCTCGCGTTGTGTGCCGGCTTGGAGGCGGTGCTGGAGCGGCGGACCCAGCGCAAGGTGGTGGTCTTCCGGCCGCTCTACGCCGTCGGCGGTCAAGAACTCGGATACCTGCCCGGCAGCGAGAGCGAAAAGATGGGGCCGTGGGCGCAGGCCGTCTTCGACACCCTCGAGGGCCTCGCCAGCCCGGCGGTGCTCGAGGAAGTGCTGTCCCGGGGCATGCTCGAGGTGCTGCCGCTGACCCACATCCGGGGCCGGTCCTTACACGACTCTTTCGTGATCGTCGACGAGGCGCAGTCGCTGGAGCGCAACGTCCTGCTGACCGTGCTGTCCAGGCTGGGGACCGGATCGCGCGTGGTGTTGACGCACGACATCGCGCAGCGCGACAACCTGCGAGTGGGCCGTCACGACGGGGTCGCGGCGGTGATCGAGAAGCTCAAGGGCCATCCGCTGTTCGCCCATATCACGCTGCTGCGCAGCGAGCGGTCCCCGATCGCCGCCCTGGTCACCGAGATGCTCGAGGAGATCGCCGGCCCGCAGTGAGGGCGCCTGACCAGCGCGCTCGATCCCGGGTAGGCCCCCCTTCGATAAACTTCCACGGTGGCGAAACGACCCGACACCCAAGCCTGGCGCTACTGGCGCACGGTTGTCGGCGTGGCGGCGGCCGTCGCGGTGCTGGTGATCGGCGGGCTCACGGGTCACGTGACGCGCGCCGACGACCTCA
This window harbors:
- a CDS encoding acyl-ACP desaturase produces the protein MAERPVANALTLELEPVVEANIDRHLSTEELWFAHDFVPFDRGENFAFLGGRDWDPSSMTLPRPLTDACEIMLLLKDNLAAHHRELVEHFILEDYWGRWLGRWTAEEHLHAIALREYLVVTREVDPTANEEARVQYVMKGYRADTYSQVETLVHMAFVERTHAVFCENLAAKLEEPILAGLIDRIARDERRHEVFFSNLVAHCLDYTRDETIAAIAARAADLKVPGADIDAYADKVQNVEKVGIFGPEQLRQAISDRITAWGLADEPELRQLIVG
- a CDS encoding PhoH family protein; translation: MTEIRTYVIDTSVLLSDPWACSRFAEHEVVVPLVVISELEAKRHHHELGWFARQSLRLFDDLRLLHGRLDQPIPVGTQGGSLHVELNHTDPSVLPAGFRSDSNDSRILSCAANLAAEGKRVTLVSKDIPLRVKAAAVGLAADEYHAQDVVASGWSGMREIETATEDIDALFADGEIDLVEARDLPCHTGVRLLGGSSHALGRVNADKRVQLVRGDREVFGLRGRSAEQRVALDLLLDESVGIVSLGGKAGTGKSALALCAGLEAVLERRTQRKVVVFRPLYAVGGQELGYLPGSESEKMGPWAQAVFDTLEGLASPAVLEEVLSRGMLEVLPLTHIRGRSLHDSFVIVDEAQSLERNVLLTVLSRLGTGSRVVLTHDIAQRDNLRVGRHDGVAAVIEKLKGHPLFAHITLLRSERSPIAALVTEMLEEIAGPQ